In one Mycobacterium sp. NBC_00419 genomic region, the following are encoded:
- the glgX gene encoding glycogen debranching protein GlgX, with the protein MTNIASEVWPGKAYPLGATYDGSGTNFAVFSEVAERVELCLFDDDGAETRVVLPEVDGFVWHCFLPGIESGQRYGYRVHGPHDPDNGHRCNPNKLLLDPYAKAIDGHFDWDQSLFGYNFGEPGSRNDDDSAANMPKSVVINPYFDWGVDRPPQREYADSVIYEAHVKGLTQTHPDIPEAARGTYSAIAHPVIIDHLKSLGATAIELMPVHHFANDSTLIDKGLSNYWGYNTIGFFAPDSKYSASGTPGGQVQEFKAMVRALHEAGIEVILDVVYNHTAEGNHMGPTLSFRGIDNAAYYRLVDDDKQYYMDHTGTGNSLNVGHPHTLQLIMDSLRYWVTEMHVDGFRFDLAATLAREFFEVDRLAAFFELVQQDPTVSQVKLIAEPWDIGPGGYQVGNFPPQWTEWNGKYRDTVRDFWRGEDASLGEFASRLTGSADLYEHTARRPVASINFVTAHDGFTLLDLVSYNEKHNDANGEDNNDGESNNKSWNCGAEGPTDDPEINALRARQQRNLIATTVLSQGVPMLSHGDELGRTQGGNNNGYCQDNEITWIDWANADAGLLEFTAQVSALRGEHPVFRRRRFFNGRPVRRRGSEGLPDISWFRPDGSEMSDEDWDSGFGKSVAVYLNGQGIPDLDTRGQRVVDDSFMLCFNAHHEPIEFTLPPAEFGKAWDITIDTAAGTAETDESSVIKAGGPVWVQGRAMVVLQAQP; encoded by the coding sequence GTGACCAACATTGCTTCTGAGGTGTGGCCGGGTAAGGCCTATCCGCTGGGGGCCACCTACGACGGGTCGGGCACCAACTTCGCGGTGTTCTCCGAGGTCGCCGAGCGCGTCGAACTCTGCTTGTTCGACGACGACGGCGCCGAGACCCGGGTCGTGCTTCCGGAGGTCGACGGATTCGTCTGGCACTGCTTCCTGCCCGGTATCGAGTCGGGGCAGCGCTACGGATATCGGGTGCACGGGCCCCACGACCCGGACAACGGCCATCGCTGCAATCCCAACAAACTTCTGCTCGACCCGTACGCGAAGGCGATCGACGGCCATTTCGACTGGGACCAGTCGCTGTTCGGGTACAACTTCGGCGAGCCCGGCAGCCGCAACGACGACGACTCGGCGGCCAACATGCCCAAGTCGGTCGTCATCAACCCGTACTTCGACTGGGGGGTGGACCGCCCGCCGCAGCGCGAGTACGCCGACAGCGTCATCTACGAGGCCCACGTCAAGGGTCTGACCCAGACCCACCCCGACATCCCCGAGGCGGCCCGCGGCACTTACTCCGCGATCGCCCACCCGGTGATCATCGATCATCTGAAGTCGTTGGGCGCCACGGCAATCGAGTTGATGCCGGTGCACCACTTCGCCAACGACTCGACCTTGATCGACAAGGGACTGTCCAACTACTGGGGTTACAACACGATCGGCTTCTTCGCCCCGGACAGCAAGTACTCGGCCAGCGGCACACCCGGCGGCCAGGTACAGGAGTTCAAGGCCATGGTGCGGGCACTGCACGAGGCGGGCATCGAGGTGATCCTCGACGTCGTCTACAACCACACCGCCGAGGGCAACCACATGGGGCCCACGCTGAGCTTCCGCGGGATCGACAACGCCGCCTACTACCGCCTGGTCGACGATGACAAGCAGTACTACATGGACCACACCGGCACCGGGAACAGTCTCAACGTCGGCCACCCGCACACGCTGCAACTCATCATGGACTCGCTGCGCTACTGGGTCACCGAGATGCACGTCGACGGTTTCCGGTTCGATCTGGCGGCCACGCTGGCCCGGGAGTTCTTCGAGGTCGACCGGCTGGCCGCATTCTTCGAACTCGTGCAACAGGATCCGACGGTCAGCCAGGTGAAGCTGATCGCCGAGCCGTGGGACATCGGACCCGGCGGCTACCAGGTGGGGAACTTCCCGCCGCAGTGGACCGAGTGGAACGGCAAGTACCGCGATACCGTGCGCGACTTCTGGCGCGGCGAGGACGCCAGCCTCGGCGAGTTCGCCTCCCGGTTGACCGGTTCGGCCGACCTCTACGAACACACGGCGCGGCGGCCGGTGGCCTCGATCAACTTCGTCACCGCACACGACGGTTTCACCCTGCTCGACCTGGTGTCCTACAACGAGAAGCACAACGACGCCAACGGCGAGGACAACAACGACGGCGAGAGCAACAACAAGTCGTGGAACTGCGGAGCCGAAGGGCCCACCGACGATCCGGAGATCAATGCGCTGCGGGCACGTCAGCAACGCAATCTGATCGCCACCACGGTGCTGTCCCAGGGGGTGCCGATGCTGTCGCACGGCGACGAGCTGGGTCGTACCCAGGGGGGTAATAACAACGGGTACTGCCAGGACAACGAGATCACCTGGATCGACTGGGCCAACGCCGACGCCGGGCTTCTGGAGTTCACCGCGCAGGTATCGGCTCTGCGCGGCGAACACCCGGTGTTTCGCCGCCGCCGATTCTTCAATGGCCGGCCCGTGCGCCGCCGCGGCAGCGAAGGCCTTCCGGACATTTCCTGGTTCCGTCCGGACGGCTCGGAAATGAGTGACGAAGACTGGGATTCCGGCTTCGGCAAGTCCGTCGCGGTGTACCTCAACGGGCAGGGAATCCCCGACTTGGACACCCGCGGGCAGCGGGTGGTCGACGACTCCTTCATGCTGTGTTTCAACGCCCATCACGAGCCGATCGAGTTCACCCTGCCGCCCGCGGAGTTCGGCAAGGCCTGGGATATCACGATCGATACGGCCGCTGGAACTGCGGAAACAGACGAATCGTCGGTTATCAAGGCCGGCGGGCCGGTGTGGGTGCAGGGCAGGGCGATGGTGGTGCTTCAGGCGCAGCCGTAG
- a CDS encoding pyrimidine reductase family protein, which yields MIGPIHQLHASTGPVDVSGYYRDPPDGVRVNMITSLDGAAFFGGVAGPLSDATDQNLLLTLRGYADVVLVGAGTVRAEGYGPVRLSAAQSAERARRWGVTSAPAIAVVTHTGRLPASLFAESGQRPILITTAALLTARPELTELTDVIVAGDTAVDLPAAIATLRTRGLNRILCEGGPTLLDELVAGDLVDEMCLTVSPTLAASAVTSRSGAPALAAPFRLRLQHAITIDDYVYLRYARRREDRP from the coding sequence ATGATCGGGCCGATCCACCAGTTGCATGCCAGCACAGGGCCGGTCGATGTCTCTGGGTACTACCGCGACCCGCCGGACGGTGTGCGCGTCAACATGATCACCTCGCTGGACGGGGCCGCCTTCTTCGGCGGTGTGGCGGGCCCACTGTCGGATGCCACCGACCAGAACCTACTGCTCACGCTGCGCGGCTACGCGGACGTCGTGCTTGTGGGTGCGGGCACCGTCCGGGCTGAGGGGTACGGTCCGGTGCGGCTGTCGGCTGCTCAGAGCGCCGAGCGCGCACGGCGCTGGGGTGTCACCTCCGCCCCGGCGATCGCGGTCGTCACCCATACCGGCCGACTGCCCGCCTCGTTGTTCGCTGAATCCGGCCAGCGGCCCATCCTGATCACCACCGCAGCGTTACTGACCGCCCGACCGGAGCTGACCGAGCTGACCGACGTCATCGTCGCCGGCGACACCGCCGTCGACCTGCCGGCCGCGATCGCTACTCTGCGCACCCGCGGCTTGAACCGCATCCTCTGCGAGGGCGGCCCGACACTTCTCGACGAGCTGGTGGCCGGCGACCTCGTCGACGAGATGTGCCTGACGGTCTCCCCCACCCTGGCCGCCAGCGCGGTCACCTCCCGCTCCGGCGCCCCCGCGCTGGCCGCCCCATTCCGCTTGAGGCTGCAGCACGCCATCACGATCGACGACTACGTCTACCTCAGATACGCCCGACGAAGGGAAGACCGACCATGA
- a CDS encoding GNAT family N-acetyltransferase, whose product MPIDVRSARRSDIPALARVLGRAFHDDPVITWLQPDPERRTAALPGLFGALARHHFLPGRGVEVASTDDGLGGVALWDPPGRWQQSSRENIAMLPAVLRAVRGRLAVSRVLTDLMKENHPEEPHWYLAVLGSDPKVRGDGFGRALMQSRLDRCDAEYAPAYLESSSPENVPYYERFGFVVTGEIVIPDGGPTLWPMWRRAR is encoded by the coding sequence GTGCCCATCGATGTCCGCTCCGCGCGCCGATCCGATATCCCGGCACTGGCGCGGGTGCTGGGACGGGCATTCCACGACGACCCGGTGATCACCTGGCTGCAGCCTGACCCCGAACGGCGCACCGCTGCGCTTCCGGGCCTGTTCGGCGCGTTGGCCCGCCATCACTTCCTGCCGGGCCGCGGTGTCGAGGTGGCCTCCACCGACGACGGACTCGGCGGCGTCGCACTGTGGGATCCGCCCGGCCGCTGGCAGCAGTCCTCGCGCGAGAACATCGCGATGCTGCCTGCCGTGCTGCGCGCCGTCCGGGGCCGGCTGGCCGTCAGCCGGGTGCTCACCGACCTGATGAAGGAAAACCATCCCGAGGAGCCGCACTGGTACCTGGCCGTCCTCGGCAGTGACCCCAAGGTGCGCGGCGACGGGTTCGGACGGGCCCTGATGCAGTCCCGGCTGGATCGGTGCGACGCCGAGTACGCCCCGGCCTACCTGGAGTCGAGCAGCCCGGAGAACGTGCCGTACTACGAGCGGTTCGGCTTCGTGGTAACCGGGGAGATCGTGATCCCCGACGGCGGGCCGACGCTGTGGCCGATGTGGCGTCGCGCGCGCTGA
- a CDS encoding SDR family NAD(P)-dependent oxidoreductase has protein sequence MTAPSAKTTSDVLDGVDLTGRVVVITGASSGLGLQTAQAMQAAGAEVVAAVRDLEKTRAVLECEVVPLDLTDLRTAQGAAEAIAHRHGRIDVLINNAGIMAPPLSRTAQGYEMQLGTNHLGHFVFTTGLVDSFGDGTRIVNLSSRGHLYGGIRWEDPNYDDESTYDKWQAYGQSKTANVLFTVEAERRWGPRGVHSFAVHPGVVITELARHMTRDDYSGRLANLEVTDAEHGAATTVWAATSPELDGLGGLYLEDCSIAEPFAPGGQERSDAGMDDGVVGGYAAFAVDPEQAARLWEWSARQAELHLGD, from the coding sequence ATGACCGCGCCCAGCGCCAAGACCACCTCCGACGTGCTCGACGGCGTCGACCTGACCGGACGGGTCGTCGTCATCACCGGTGCATCCTCCGGGCTGGGTCTGCAGACCGCCCAGGCCATGCAGGCCGCCGGGGCCGAGGTCGTCGCCGCCGTGCGCGATCTGGAGAAGACCCGCGCGGTGCTGGAGTGTGAAGTGGTGCCACTGGATCTCACCGACCTGCGCACCGCCCAGGGCGCCGCCGAGGCCATCGCCCACCGGCACGGCCGCATCGACGTGCTCATCAACAACGCCGGAATCATGGCCCCGCCGCTGTCCCGGACCGCGCAGGGCTACGAAATGCAGCTCGGCACAAACCATCTCGGCCATTTTGTCTTCACCACCGGGCTGGTCGACAGCTTCGGCGACGGCACTCGCATCGTCAACCTCAGCAGCCGGGGCCACCTCTACGGCGGCATCCGCTGGGAGGACCCGAACTACGACGACGAGTCCACCTACGACAAGTGGCAGGCCTACGGCCAGAGCAAGACCGCCAACGTGTTGTTCACCGTGGAGGCCGAGCGGCGCTGGGGACCGCGCGGCGTGCACTCGTTCGCCGTGCACCCGGGGGTGGTGATCACCGAACTGGCCCGCCACATGACCCGCGACGACTACAGCGGCAGGCTGGCCAATCTCGAGGTCACCGACGCCGAGCACGGCGCCGCGACCACCGTGTGGGCGGCGACATCGCCGGAACTCGACGGTCTCGGCGGCCTCTACCTCGAGGACTGCAGCATCGCCGAGCCGTTCGCCCCCGGCGGGCAGGAGCGGAGCGATGCGGGGATGGACGACGGCGTGGTGGGCGGTTACGCGGCCTTCGCCGTGGACCCGGAGCAAGCCGCCCGGCTGTGGGAGTGGTCGGCGCGGCAGGCCGAACTTCATCTGGGTGACTAG
- a CDS encoding DUF4185 domain-containing protein produces MAAVSGPAGGFVGKVKDVTGPGLTDAWGMTCTDLGASVRAPDGSLVSVFGDTFSGNRVGVGEWRSPVILIGTGDATHDVVYHRAGGADPRYARQLWRYRHSPSGGLLRRGISTVIPSDLLRVGDDLFLHAIVNRGFGNVVWTEIWHSADSGLTWRHLGAKFPARLHSGHNQCWSWDFDPDDGWVYVVSTGFQRDKGVILQRVRPQHLAHGDRYLAWDPHTRGWGATPAAITPPGETWGELSLRRLGTGRWILGGFVSSDYALGYRVLTAPTADLAAAPLQHPVTGCSWDDEDHAACRVAQLYGGYVLPGSRLGVPGGVGLMVSQWNTARGWPYRVMQFRVTLADTTVS; encoded by the coding sequence ATGGCGGCGGTGAGCGGTCCGGCCGGTGGGTTCGTGGGCAAGGTCAAAGACGTGACCGGGCCCGGCCTGACCGATGCCTGGGGAATGACGTGCACCGACCTCGGCGCGTCCGTCCGGGCGCCCGACGGCAGCCTGGTGTCGGTCTTCGGGGACACCTTCTCCGGCAACCGCGTCGGGGTTGGCGAATGGCGCTCACCGGTGATCCTGATCGGGACCGGCGACGCCACCCACGACGTCGTCTATCACCGGGCGGGCGGGGCCGACCCGCGATATGCCCGCCAACTGTGGCGCTACCGGCACTCACCCAGCGGCGGCCTGCTGCGCCGCGGCATCAGCACGGTGATCCCCTCGGACCTGTTGCGCGTCGGCGACGATCTGTTCCTGCACGCCATCGTCAACCGCGGCTTCGGCAATGTGGTGTGGACCGAGATCTGGCATTCAGCCGACAGCGGACTCACCTGGCGACACCTCGGCGCGAAGTTCCCCGCCCGGCTGCACTCCGGCCACAACCAGTGCTGGTCCTGGGATTTCGACCCCGATGACGGCTGGGTGTACGTCGTGTCCACCGGGTTCCAGCGCGACAAGGGGGTCATCCTGCAGCGCGTGCGCCCGCAGCATCTGGCTCACGGTGATCGTTACCTGGCCTGGGATCCGCACACCCGCGGATGGGGTGCGACGCCGGCGGCGATCACCCCGCCCGGGGAGACCTGGGGCGAGCTGTCGTTGCGCCGTCTCGGCACGGGCCGCTGGATCCTGGGTGGCTTCGTCTCCTCGGACTACGCGCTGGGCTACCGGGTGCTGACCGCCCCGACCGCCGACCTGGCCGCTGCCCCGCTGCAGCATCCGGTGACCGGCTGCTCCTGGGACGACGAGGACCACGCGGCGTGCCGGGTGGCCCAGTTGTACGGCGGCTACGTGCTGCCCGGCAGCCGCCTGGGCGTGCCCGGCGGGGTGGGTCTGATGGTCTCGCAGTGGAACACCGCGCGCGGCTGGCCCTATCGGGTCATGCAGTTCCGGGTGACGCTGGCCGACACCACCGTGTCCTGA
- a CDS encoding HAD family hydrolase produces MTTSRPAVLFDIDGTLVDSNYLHIHAWQRAFAEEGLAVQAWRIHRSIGMDGTTLVDTLSDGADDAVQQRLKDLHTRYYEASSPMLATLPDARALLARVAGLGLQVVLATSAPRNELELLLSTLDCEDLISAITSSENVDEAKPRPDIVNVALDKAGVTADQAVFVGDTVWDVEAAGRAAVPCIGVLSGGISRGELEEAGAAAVFDDAADLLAHLERSPISALFPHGAAHEVLR; encoded by the coding sequence ATGACCACTTCACGTCCGGCCGTGCTGTTCGACATCGACGGCACTCTGGTCGACAGCAACTACCTGCACATCCATGCCTGGCAGCGGGCCTTTGCCGAGGAGGGTCTCGCGGTCCAGGCGTGGCGCATCCACCGCTCGATCGGCATGGACGGCACCACCCTCGTCGACACCCTGTCCGACGGCGCCGATGACGCTGTTCAGCAGCGGCTCAAGGACTTACACACGCGCTACTACGAGGCCTCCTCCCCGATGCTGGCCACATTGCCCGACGCGCGCGCACTCCTGGCCCGGGTGGCCGGCCTCGGGCTGCAGGTGGTTCTCGCGACGTCGGCCCCGCGCAATGAACTGGAACTCCTGCTCTCGACGCTGGACTGCGAGGATCTGATCTCGGCCATCACCTCATCGGAGAACGTCGACGAGGCCAAGCCGCGGCCCGACATCGTCAACGTCGCCCTCGACAAGGCGGGCGTCACCGCGGATCAGGCGGTGTTCGTCGGCGACACCGTGTGGGACGTCGAGGCGGCCGGACGGGCCGCGGTCCCGTGCATCGGTGTGCTCTCGGGCGGGATCTCCCGCGGCGAGCTCGAAGAGGCAGGCGCGGCAGCAGTTTTCGACGACGCCGCGGACCTGCTGGCCCACCTCGAGCGCAGCCCGATCTCGGCGCTGTTTCCGCACGGTGCGGCGCACGAAGTTTTGCGGTGA
- a CDS encoding NRAMP family divalent metal transporter, producing MTGRKNTRLAALLAVVGPGLLAGLSDDDPAGITTYSVLGADHGYQLLWVLLLSTIALIVFHTLAARMGVITGQGLIGLVRQRYGVRIGGAVLAALVVANIGTTCAEFAGIAAGFELFGISRYVSVPAAGVVVSLLVLRGSFHRVERLLLLLSTVFLAYIASGILAKPDWGAALHGALVPTMPMTGQAIGIVTATLGTTLAPWGLSFMQSYAVDKKLRTEDLALERVDVVTGAVLTGVIGFFVVVACAATLHRDGRSISDAADAAVALQPLAGEAASTLFAIGLIGAAFLAASILPLSTAYSVCEFAGLEAAVDDPYRDARTFYMTYGIITFIGAAIVLAPGIPLVTILVGTQVLNAVLLIPLLFAMIGLGRDRALMGRFAIGPRATVGYGMTTAVVVLCVVALGITTLVA from the coding sequence GTGACCGGCCGCAAGAACACCCGGCTGGCCGCCCTGCTCGCCGTCGTCGGACCGGGCCTGCTGGCCGGGCTGTCCGACGACGACCCGGCGGGCATCACCACCTACTCGGTGCTGGGCGCCGACCACGGCTATCAGCTGCTGTGGGTGTTACTGCTGTCCACCATCGCGCTCATCGTCTTCCACACGCTCGCCGCGCGGATGGGCGTCATCACCGGGCAGGGCCTCATCGGACTGGTGCGCCAGCGCTACGGAGTCAGAATCGGTGGTGCCGTCCTCGCTGCTCTGGTGGTCGCCAACATCGGCACGACGTGCGCCGAATTCGCCGGCATTGCAGCGGGTTTCGAGCTTTTCGGCATCAGCCGCTATGTCAGCGTGCCCGCCGCCGGCGTGGTCGTCTCGCTGCTGGTGCTACGCGGCAGCTTTCACCGCGTCGAACGCCTGCTGCTGCTGTTGTCCACGGTGTTCCTGGCCTACATCGCCTCGGGAATCCTGGCCAAGCCGGACTGGGGTGCGGCACTGCACGGGGCGCTGGTGCCGACCATGCCGATGACGGGCCAGGCGATCGGGATCGTCACCGCCACCCTGGGCACGACGCTGGCGCCGTGGGGCCTGTCGTTCATGCAGTCCTACGCGGTGGACAAGAAGTTGCGCACCGAGGACCTGGCACTGGAACGTGTCGACGTCGTCACCGGCGCGGTACTCACCGGGGTGATCGGCTTCTTTGTCGTCGTGGCGTGCGCTGCGACCCTGCATCGCGATGGCCGCAGCATCAGCGATGCCGCCGATGCCGCCGTCGCGCTGCAACCACTTGCCGGTGAGGCTGCCTCGACGCTGTTCGCCATCGGGCTGATCGGTGCGGCCTTCCTGGCGGCCTCCATCCTGCCGCTGTCCACCGCCTACTCGGTCTGTGAGTTCGCCGGCCTGGAGGCGGCGGTCGACGACCCCTACCGCGACGCGCGCACCTTCTATATGACCTACGGCATCATCACCTTCATCGGCGCCGCCATCGTCCTGGCACCCGGGATTCCGCTGGTCACGATCCTGGTCGGCACCCAGGTGCTCAACGCGGTGCTGCTGATCCCGCTGCTGTTCGCCATGATCGGGCTCGGCCGCGACCGTGCCCTGATGGGCCGCTTCGCGATCGGCCCCCGCGCCACCGTCGGATACGGCATGACCACCGCAGTGGTGGTGCTGTGCGTCGTTGCGCTGGGAATCACCACGCTCGTCGCGTGA
- a CDS encoding enoyl-CoA hydratase-related protein encodes MSNATAVRVDVDDAGVAVVTLDGPQRLNAFSGETANALSAAYRRCDSDDAVRAVVLTGAGRAFCSGADMAAGAAAFDAPGDGFSASPVQPPAWRIRKLVIAAINGPAIGIGLTLALQCDVRLVAHDAKLAIPQVRRGMIGDCGVHYTLPHAVGLAVAADILLTGRTFSGREAADLGIASRALPAEEVLPAALEMARDVAVNANPASVAYSKRLLWGAANIDAVAAEETTVHLKLMGGPDAAEGPAAWREHRAPRWRSTAGETGDPA; translated from the coding sequence GTGAGCAACGCCACCGCGGTCCGGGTCGACGTGGACGACGCCGGTGTCGCCGTGGTCACCCTGGACGGGCCGCAGCGGCTCAACGCGTTCTCCGGTGAGACCGCCAACGCTCTCAGTGCGGCCTACCGTCGCTGTGACAGCGACGACGCCGTGCGCGCGGTCGTCCTCACCGGGGCGGGGCGCGCCTTCTGTTCCGGCGCCGACATGGCCGCCGGCGCAGCGGCATTCGACGCTCCCGGTGACGGGTTCAGCGCCTCGCCGGTGCAGCCGCCGGCCTGGCGGATCCGCAAGCTGGTGATCGCCGCCATCAACGGCCCGGCCATCGGCATCGGCCTGACGCTGGCGCTGCAGTGCGATGTGCGGCTGGTGGCCCACGACGCCAAGCTCGCCATCCCGCAGGTGCGCCGCGGCATGATCGGCGACTGCGGGGTGCACTACACGCTGCCGCACGCGGTGGGGCTCGCGGTCGCCGCCGACATCCTGCTGACCGGTCGCACGTTCTCCGGCCGCGAGGCCGCCGACCTCGGGATCGCCAGCCGCGCCCTGCCCGCCGAGGAGGTCCTGCCGGCGGCGCTGGAGATGGCACGCGACGTCGCGGTCAACGCCAACCCCGCGTCGGTGGCCTACAGCAAGCGGTTGTTGTGGGGTGCGGCGAACATCGACGCGGTGGCGGCGGAGGAGACTACGGTGCATCTGAAGTTGATGGGCGGCCCGGATGCCGCCGAGGGGCCGGCCGCCTGGCGGGAGCACAGGGCACCGCGATGGCGTTCGACGGCCGGCGAGACAGGAGACCCCGCATGA
- a CDS encoding beta-propeller domain-containing protein yields MAGKRGARVGAAAFALGLSLAGPQGLAVATAATGDDDSSSASAGTSSDTGSAAHSAAGRHAPRGNASSGSSGGGGSSRTTSVTRPRAAAPARRIPIALTPAQTTEPAAASTETSPAAAQTVPARIPVARTGRPSGGLTPAIPDQMIALKTEFGRLIDIAANQLNGLPASPITEFLQGALSLIRRGLSLPTTVAPGGTYFTEQQLRDYLLALAKQRYEGLFGQTVPVYDYGYPWLFDVAYLKSTGVVGTVSDTNTQVDGVDEADFVETDGHYIYIAHNGELKIVGADTNVVSTVTLSGNVVGQFLSGNRLTVITQSGSGWCCAIYAKPAGPFAPWGGWNPQTTVTVYDIADPTAPTAVTRRVYDGAYRDARSVDGVVHVVLDASIKLPEPLYTDTPVKGGPVEVSPAALTDLMIRWGGNPTVVANRTYETWDSYAARVAGSIVSTALPHAYSIDANGTVVDLGVLTKAGQIVRPKADFDQSLVTVVSIDSAHTLAVTAGAGGATAMVAPTGGTVYMTRDGLYLATSNYTYTDSGSSSDTRIDRFAVAGTSVKWQAGAVVAGTLINQFALDEYDGHLRVATHTTSSAWGNGSWTSRNDNGVYVLDADTLQQVGRVTGLAPGEQLYAVRFVGDMAYLVTFLRTDPLFAVDLSDPAAPVLRGELVIPGFSNYLQPVGDGLLLGIGQEQEAGTWRNHVHASLFDVSDPSNPVQVDRQFLDGDGEWSWSQAQFDHHAVLYSAQDGLLVVPVDASGYDAQTGAYHYGQSLKLLRVGPDGITELGSIATDEPVIRTVRIGDVLYAVSDNHVTAYNLADFSTPVQV; encoded by the coding sequence TTGGCCGGTAAACGTGGTGCACGGGTTGGCGCGGCCGCCTTCGCGCTGGGACTGTCCCTGGCGGGCCCGCAGGGCCTAGCCGTTGCTACCGCCGCCACCGGGGACGACGATTCGTCCTCGGCGTCGGCCGGAACCAGCAGTGACACGGGGTCGGCGGCGCACTCGGCGGCGGGCAGGCATGCCCCGCGGGGCAACGCGTCGTCAGGCAGCTCGGGCGGCGGCGGCAGTTCGCGAACCACCTCGGTGACCCGGCCCAGGGCAGCCGCCCCGGCACGGCGGATACCGATTGCCCTCACCCCGGCGCAGACCACCGAACCGGCTGCGGCATCGACTGAGACCTCTCCGGCTGCCGCCCAGACCGTGCCCGCCCGGATCCCGGTGGCCAGGACCGGTCGTCCGTCAGGCGGGCTCACGCCCGCCATCCCCGACCAGATGATCGCGCTGAAGACGGAGTTCGGCCGCCTCATCGACATCGCCGCCAACCAGCTGAACGGCCTGCCCGCCAGCCCGATCACCGAATTCCTGCAGGGCGCACTGTCGTTGATCCGCCGGGGTCTGTCGCTGCCGACCACCGTGGCGCCCGGCGGCACCTACTTCACCGAGCAGCAACTGCGCGACTACCTGCTGGCACTGGCCAAGCAGCGCTACGAGGGCCTGTTCGGCCAGACCGTGCCGGTCTACGACTACGGCTACCCCTGGCTGTTCGACGTCGCCTACCTCAAATCCACCGGCGTGGTCGGGACCGTCTCGGACACCAACACCCAGGTTGACGGGGTTGACGAGGCCGACTTCGTCGAGACCGACGGCCACTACATCTACATCGCGCACAACGGTGAGCTCAAGATCGTCGGCGCCGACACCAACGTCGTCTCCACCGTCACCCTGTCCGGCAATGTCGTCGGCCAGTTCCTCTCCGGCAACCGCCTGACTGTCATCACCCAGTCCGGGTCCGGCTGGTGCTGCGCCATCTACGCCAAGCCGGCCGGCCCGTTCGCACCCTGGGGCGGATGGAACCCGCAGACCACGGTCACCGTCTACGACATCGCCGACCCCACCGCGCCGACCGCGGTCACCCGTCGGGTCTACGACGGCGCCTACCGCGACGCGCGCTCCGTCGACGGCGTGGTGCACGTCGTCCTGGACGCCTCGATCAAGTTGCCCGAACCGCTCTACACCGACACCCCGGTGAAGGGCGGCCCGGTTGAGGTCAGCCCCGCGGCGCTCACCGACCTGATGATCCGGTGGGGTGGCAACCCGACCGTCGTCGCCAACCGCACCTACGAGACGTGGGACTCCTACGCCGCCCGGGTGGCAGGCAGCATCGTCAGCACCGCGCTGCCGCACGCCTACAGCATCGACGCGAACGGCACTGTGGTCGATCTCGGAGTCCTCACCAAGGCCGGCCAGATCGTCCGGCCGAAGGCGGATTTCGACCAGTCGCTGGTGACGGTCGTGTCCATCGACTCCGCGCATACGTTGGCCGTGACCGCGGGAGCCGGCGGCGCGACCGCGATGGTGGCCCCCACCGGCGGCACCGTCTACATGACGCGCGACGGGCTGTACCTGGCGACCTCGAACTACACCTACACCGATTCCGGTTCCTCGAGCGACACCCGCATCGACCGCTTCGCCGTCGCGGGCACCTCGGTGAAGTGGCAGGCGGGGGCGGTCGTGGCGGGCACGCTGATCAACCAGTTCGCCCTCGACGAATACGACGGACACCTCCGGGTGGCCACGCACACCACCTCCAGCGCCTGGGGCAACGGCAGCTGGACGTCGCGCAACGACAACGGCGTGTACGTGCTCGATGCGGACACCCTGCAGCAGGTCGGTCGGGTGACCGGTCTGGCGCCGGGCGAGCAGCTGTACGCGGTCCGATTCGTCGGGGACATGGCCTACCTGGTGACGTTCCTGCGGACCGACCCGCTGTTCGCCGTCGACCTCAGCGATCCGGCCGCGCCGGTACTTCGCGGGGAACTGGTCATCCCGGGGTTCTCCAACTATCTCCAACCTGTCGGCGACGGACTGCTGCTCGGGATCGGCCAGGAGCAGGAGGCCGGTACCTGGCGCAACCACGTGCATGCGTCGCTGTTCGACGTCAGCGACCCGTCGAATCCCGTCCAGGTGGACCGGCAGTTCCTCGACGGGGACGGCGAATGGTCTTGGAGCCAGGCACAATTCGACCATCATGCGGTGCTCTACTCCGCGCAGGACGGACTGCTGGTGGTGCCGGTGGATGCCAGTGGCTACGACGCGCAGACGGGTGCCTACCACTATGGGCAGAGCCTGAAGCTGTTGCGCGTGGGGCCGGACGGCATCACCGAACTCGGCTCCATCGCCACCGACGAGCCGGTCATCCGCACCGTGCGCATCGGCGACGTGCTCTACGCGGTGTCGGACAACCATGTGACGGCCTACAACCTGGCCGACTTCAGCACCCCCGTGCAGGTCTGA